AATGCACTCTAAATGCTTGTTTGGTTTCTATATTCAGCTCTCATATGAGCATGCCCAGTGGCAAAGCCACGTTAACGCCTATGTACTCGCTTGACTACACAGGATTTTTACAAGTTTACTACCCCAATGTATACTTATCCTAATCCTAAACACATCAGTCTTAGAAATTTACCACACAAGCCCACTAGGACATTAGCCCATgtagcaaaacaaaacaaagtctTCGAAGATAATCTAATCTTCTGTTTCAACTTCTCGGCTCTTTTCTACTAAATATCCAAATccagccggccgccgcccagaACCACAACGTGATGGTGTGATCAATTGATCACTGATGTCTAAATTCTGATCACCATGAGATGCATTGCCGTGATCGCAAAGAGCTAATTCTACCATAAACATGCTGCAATgaagtataatttttttttgttcctatTTTATTTGCTAATATCTGTAAAGCTTGACATCACAGGATTTGAATCCTGGCACCGCCACTGAACATGCCATGTTAGTTTATTGCTAGAAGAGCACGGTGATGGTTCTTCTCTTCTTGAATCATGTATAAAGTATAAACAGAGCATATTACTTCTCTTAACAATGCATTTTCTCTAACTGCAGCTTACCAAAATATTTCTCTGTCAAGACATCTGTGCATGGCACTATGGCAGGTCTTCATGAAGGTATTTTGTCAGATCTGGTAACGATAATAAAAACTTAAAAACTTCACAAACCAACATGTCTGCAAAAAAATGACCTACAGAACAGTAGCGAGCAAAATAAGTGCCTAGCATAGTTCTGGAGCATGCTTTTGCCACAGTTTTAGATTTACTATACTGACATGGCAGCAGCCAATGAATAATAAAATGAGGGACTTTGATGCCTCTTTTATGCCAACGGGGTCAGCTTCGACGTACCCCTCGAGCCCGAAGGCTGCACATTCCACTTGTTCAAGACGAGATGTGGcttatttctttcttcacCCAGTATGCATCTCTTGTTCACTTGGTTGGATTTTTGCATTTGGTGGTTTACATAATAAGTTGTTCAATCTAGTGGGTTTTACAATTGAGCTGACAATTGGGCATGAGAAAAGGATTTGTTCTTGGGTATCTGCTTGGGGCATGGATCCATAATAACAAAGGAGCAGAGCTGAGGCAAGAAAGCAAGATTCGTCTAGATCTGAACTGGTTTGGAGAGatgagagaaaaaagagaaggcaGTTTCACTGGACGTGTTGCCAACCTTGTGTTACTGTTTCATTGACACGCTTCTGCCAACCACGTGCCAAGGTGGAAAACCAGTAAAGTGGGCGCACCATTGGCATGGTGTTCGGAGGGGTAGATTTTGCAAGTAACTATGGTTTATAGATTGATAATAACCCCTCTATGTAGGGTGGCTCTTGCTTTGATCCACAAACCGGATCATATTCTCGATTTCCTAAATGACATGGGTATTTTCTTAACTTACCAAGCCAAATAATATTATCTTTCGGAACCTAAACATCCCAATGCgcaacaaaccaaacaatATTGACTCCTTCCCTGCCTTGTCGTGGCAGCTATAATGTCTACCCCACATGAAAGATTCAAGGGTCCATCGATTGTGTAAAAACTTTCGGAAAGTATCTGAACTTGACAAGGAACACACAAGATGTCTGCTCAAGGGGAAAAAATAGTGAATTTAGAGATGGTGATAATCGTAAGAAAAACTTATATTTTCTAAAAGATAGAGGCGGGAGCTCTGCTATCAGACCAGAAATAGATTTCATATCAGTAAGACCTAACACATGTCATCGAAGCCAGCCATCGCCCGGGCCCTGAGCACACAAACACAGCCAAACAAAAGGTACATCCAGCAAAATTGTGGTTCATGATCAAACCTTTGCTTAGTCTGCATACTTCGTATAATTCATCCGACTCCATGTACAAAGAAGAACAAGTTGGCGGGGAGGTTTtactgaagaaaaagaaaatacttaCAAGTGTATTTCGTTCCACATGGGTGTCTGTACAACGATTTTgatttgtgtattttttctCATCTTTGGGAAGTTTTAACAGAAAGAATAACCATAGATATGCAAACTTGTTAATACTGCTACTATTTAATATTTCATATATCTGGGCTGTTTCGAATGCTAAAACACACTTCCTGCAAAGGTATGACCATTTGACTACTAACTGCTGCAGTTTTTGGCAGATATcaaaagtaagaaaaaaaacacattcatCCGAGAACCAAGAAATACCTTATCCCGGTTCCGGTAGCAAAgaggagcacggtctccgcgGCATCAGTGGGAGTTATCCTCTCAATTGGGAATCCATTCCCCATGACCGCGCCGAGCTCCAGCACATCTTCGTCGCGGAGCCCGCAGAGCTTCTCCGCCGTAGCGCCAGGCACAGTCTTCACCAAGAACTCGAAAACGCCTTTCCCCGGCGGCGAAGCGATGGCCAAGAAGGCAGGCTTgagctcgtcctcgccggggACACGGACCATGAGATACTGCCCCGGTGCAGTGTAGGACGACGCGAGGTCGGGAGCGCCGGAGAGGTCGACGCATATGTGGAAGAGCGACCCATCGGCGGAGGCCGGGCCGACGGAGGAGACAGGAACCGCGTTCCAGACGGCCGCATTCTGCTGGACCGCAGCGACGGCTAGGGAGCGCCTTTGGCGCCGGAGAGAGGGGAGCGAACGCACTTTGGGGCAGGCGAAGGCATGCTGGGAGGAACGGAGGTGGACGGACGTGGAgacggtgacggcggcggccgtggccaTGGCGGAGGGTTAGCGGTAGCCTTGCAGGCGCGGGAGGGGATAGGAATGCGATGGACCTCATCGAATC
The Brachypodium distachyon strain Bd21 chromosome 2, Brachypodium_distachyon_v3.0, whole genome shotgun sequence genome window above contains:
- the LOC100838388 gene encoding fruit protein pKIWI502, which codes for MATAAAVTVSTSVHLRSSQHAFACPKVRSLPSLRRQRRSLAVAAVQQNAAVWNAVPVSSVGPASADGSLFHICVDLSGAPDLASSYTAPGQYLMVRVPGEDELKPAFLAIASPPGKGVFEFLVKTVPGATAEKLCGLRDEDVLELGAVMGNGFPIERITPTDAAETVLLFATGTGISPIRSLVEFGFAANQRADVRLYYGARNLQTMAYQDRFADWESTGLKIVPVLSQPDDSWQGKRGYVQHAFLEAKSIASPTSTGAVLCGQKQMIEEVTSALAAEGVSQDKILKNF